The following proteins are co-located in the Lagenorhynchus albirostris chromosome 2, mLagAlb1.1, whole genome shotgun sequence genome:
- the ERRFI1 gene encoding ERBB receptor feedback inhibitor 1 — protein sequence MSMAGVAAQEIRVPLKTGFLHDGQALGSLKACWGGRGEFENGFLNIDPITMAYSLNSTAEHLTSIGRASRSAPMNGSHFPEHGPSAKSRLPPLIIPPSEGWGQQEEGRVACGLKKLAVNGVCASTPPLTPIKTPPSLFPGVAPCERGSRPLPPLPISEDLSLDETDCEVEFLTSSDTDFLLEDCTISEFRPDGPGRRSFRGCGQINYAYFDTPAVSAADLSQAHDQAAGGTSANPPLSQAHRRLRRSHSGPAGSFNKPAIRISSYVHRASPNSDDDKPEVPPRVPIPPRPAKPDYRRWSAEVTSSTYSDEDRPPKVPPREPLSGSNSRTPSPKSLPSYLNGVMPPTQSFAPDPKYVSSKALQRQHSEGAAGKVPCILPIIENGKKVSSTHYYLLPERPPYLDKYEKFFREAEETHTSTPIQPLPADGGVFSAPEKLDSKPRVDLAGHVKRRHFSYVVSP from the exons ATGTCCATGGCCGGAGTCGCTGCTCAGGAGATCAGAGTCCCGTTAAAAACTGGGTTTCTGCACGATGGCCAAGCCTTGGGGAGCCTGAAGGCCTGCTGGGGGGGCCGCGGCGAGTTTGAGAA CGGCTTTTTGAACATCGACCCCATAACCATGGCCTACAGTCTGAACTCGACGGCGGAGCACCTAACATCCATAG GGCGCGCTTCCAGGTCTGCTCCGATGAACGGCAGCCACTTTCCGGAGCACGGCCCCTCCGCCAAGTCTCGCCTGCCCCCTCTCATCATCCCCCCGAGTGAAggctgggggcagcaggaggAGGGTCGGGTGGCGTGTGGATTGAAGAAGCTGGCAGTGAACGGGGTCTGTGCCTCCACGCCCCCGCTCACCCCCATCAAGACGCCCCCGTCCCTCTTCCCTGGCGTGGCCCCCTGCGAGCGGGGCTCTAGGCCCCTGCCACCCCTGCCCATCTCCGAGGACCTCTCCCTGGACGAGACGGACTGCGAGGTCGAGTTCCTGACCAGCTCGGACACGGACTTCCTTCTAGAAGACTGCACGATCTCCGAGTTCAGACCTGACGGCCCTGGCAGGCGCAGCTTCCGAGGGTGCGGACAGATCAACTACGCGTATTTCGATACCCCGGCCGTCTCGGCCGCGGATCTCAGCCAGGCGCACGACCAGGCTGCTGGGGGGACGAGTGCCAACCCCCCTCTGTCCCAGGCCCACCGGAGACTGAGGAGGTCTCACTCAGGCCCCGCAGGGTCTTTTAACAAGCCGGCCATCAGGATCTCCAGCTACGTGCACAGGGCTTCTCCCAACTCCGATGACGACAAGCCCGAGGTGCCCCCCCGGGTCCCCATCCCTCCCCGGCCGGCCAAGCCGGACTACAGAAGGTGGTCGGCCGAAGTCACTTCCAGCACCTACAGCGACGAGGACAGGCCCCCCAAAGTCCCGCCGAGAGAACCCTTGTCCGGGAGTAACTCCCGCACCCCGAGCCCCAAAAGTCTCCCGTCTTACCTCAACGGGGTCATGCCCCCCACGCAGAGCTTTGCCCCTGACCCCAAGTATGTGAGCAGCAAAGCCCTGCAGAGACAGCACAGCGAGGGGGCCGCCGGTAAGGTCCCCTGCATCCTGCCCATCATTGAAAACGGGAAGAAAGTGAGCTCAACGCATTATTACCTGCTCCCTGAGAGGCCGCCCTACCTGGACAAATACGAAAAGTTTTTTAGGGAAGCAGAAGAGACACACACGAGCACCCCcatccagcccctccctgccGACGGCGGTGTCTTTTCGGCCCCAGAAAAGCTGGACTCGAAACCAAGAGTGGATCTGGCAGGCCACGTGAAGCGCAGACATTTCTCCTACGTGGTTTCCCCTTAG